A single Providencia manganoxydans DNA region contains:
- a CDS encoding phosphoribulokinase, producing MSKKHPIIAITGSSGAGTTSTSQAFRKIFHQLNIQPATLEGDSFHRYTRPEMDMAIRKAREQGRHISYFGPEANDFSLLEQTLLEYSQQGSGKSRKYLHTYDEAVPYGLQPGTFTPWEPLPPNSDILFYEGLHGGVVTPENNVARHVDLLVGVVPIVNLEWIQKLIRDTTERGHSREAVMDSVVRSMGDYINYITPQFSRTHINFQRVPTVDTSNPFSAKAIPSQDESFIVIRFRGLEQIDFPYLLSMLSGSFISAMNTIVVPGGKLGLAMELIMTPIVEKLIKQKHD from the coding sequence ATGTCCAAAAAACATCCAATTATTGCAATCACTGGGTCTAGTGGTGCAGGAACCACTTCGACCAGCCAAGCATTTCGTAAAATATTCCATCAATTAAATATCCAACCTGCAACTTTAGAAGGTGATAGTTTTCATCGTTATACTCGCCCTGAAATGGATATGGCAATTAGAAAAGCCAGAGAACAAGGCCGCCATATCAGCTATTTCGGCCCTGAAGCAAATGACTTCTCCCTGTTAGAGCAGACGCTTTTAGAATACAGCCAACAGGGTAGTGGTAAATCACGTAAATACCTTCATACCTACGATGAAGCTGTTCCCTATGGCTTACAGCCGGGTACCTTTACGCCATGGGAACCCCTACCACCTAATAGTGATATTTTATTCTATGAAGGGTTACATGGCGGTGTTGTCACACCTGAAAACAATGTTGCTCGCCATGTTGATTTACTGGTTGGGGTTGTGCCTATCGTTAACCTTGAATGGATCCAGAAGCTGATCCGAGACACCACAGAACGAGGGCATTCACGAGAAGCAGTGATGGACTCGGTAGTTCGCTCAATGGGTGATTATATTAATTATATAACCCCACAATTCTCACGAACTCATATTAATTTCCAACGTGTACCAACCGTAGATACCTCAAACCCTTTCTCTGCTAAAGCGATACCATCACAAGATGAAAGTTTTATTGTTATCCGTTTTAGAGGGCTCGAACAAATTGATTTTCCTTATTTACTTTCCATGTTAAGCGGTTCATTTATTTCAGCTATGAATACTATTGTTGTGCCGGGAGGGAAATTAGGGTTAGCAATGGAGTTAATCATGACCCCTATTGTTGAGAAGTTAATTAAACAAAAACACGATTAA
- a CDS encoding OsmC family protein has translation MEARVKWVEGLSFLGESASGHQVMMDGNSGDKAPSPMEMVLMAVGGCSSVDVVSILQKGRNNVSGCEVKLTSQRRDEAPRYFTHINLHFIVTGTDLTEKVVERAVQLSAEKYCSVSLMLEKAVKVTHSFEIKTQ, from the coding sequence ATGGAAGCGAGAGTTAAGTGGGTTGAAGGACTTTCTTTTTTAGGTGAGTCCGCCTCTGGTCATCAAGTAATGATGGATGGTAATTCAGGTGATAAAGCACCTAGCCCAATGGAAATGGTATTGATGGCAGTAGGTGGATGCAGCTCAGTGGATGTGGTATCTATTTTACAAAAAGGCCGTAATAACGTTAGTGGTTGTGAAGTTAAATTAACCTCACAGCGTCGTGATGAGGCTCCTCGTTATTTCACTCATATTAATTTGCATTTTATTGTAACAGGCACTGATTTAACGGAAAAAGTGGTTGAACGTGCAGTTCAACTTTCGGCTGAGAAATATTGCTCGGTATCTTTGATGTTAGAAAAAGCTGTGAAAGTTACTCATAGTTTTGAAATTAAAACTCAATAA
- the murQ gene encoding N-acetylmuramic acid 6-phosphate etherase — protein sequence MTIDLSKMVTESRNTASTNIDQLSTINMLQVINNEDKQVPLAVEKVLPQIAQLVDKVAHAFLNGGRLIYSGAGTSGRLGILDASECPPTYGTPHEQVIGLIAGGHQAIFRAVENAEDKPELGEQDLIDIQFSDKDVLVGIAASGRTPYVLGALAYARKIGAVTASISCNPHSPVASAADIAITPIVGAEVVTGSSRMKAGTAQKLVLNMITTGAMIRIGKVFGNLMVDVEATNAKLVERQVKIVMEATECDRQTAELALQQCDRHCKTAILMILSGLNAQEARQLLSDNNGFIRTALNVAKSI from the coding sequence ATGACCATTGATTTAAGCAAAATGGTAACTGAGAGCCGTAACACTGCAAGTACTAACATCGATCAACTCTCTACGATCAATATGTTGCAAGTCATCAATAATGAAGACAAGCAAGTACCATTAGCCGTCGAAAAAGTATTACCACAAATTGCACAATTGGTGGATAAAGTTGCACATGCATTTTTGAATGGCGGCCGCTTAATTTATTCAGGTGCAGGTACATCTGGTCGTTTAGGGATTTTGGACGCTAGCGAGTGCCCGCCAACTTATGGTACGCCTCATGAACAAGTCATTGGTTTAATTGCGGGTGGTCACCAAGCTATTTTCCGTGCAGTTGAAAACGCAGAAGATAAACCCGAACTTGGTGAGCAAGATCTGATTGATATTCAATTCAGTGATAAAGATGTTCTTGTGGGTATCGCTGCAAGTGGTCGTACCCCGTACGTCCTTGGCGCGCTAGCTTATGCACGCAAAATTGGTGCAGTCACCGCATCCATCAGCTGTAATCCCCATAGCCCTGTTGCCAGTGCAGCCGACATTGCCATCACTCCAATAGTAGGAGCCGAAGTGGTCACTGGCTCTTCACGCATGAAAGCAGGTACTGCGCAAAAACTGGTGCTCAATATGATCACCACTGGTGCGATGATCCGTATTGGTAAAGTCTTCGGCAATTTAATGGTCGATGTAGAAGCAACCAATGCAAAGTTGGTTGAAAGGCAAGTCAAGATCGTAATGGAAGCCACTGAGTGTGACAGGCAAACAGCGGAACTCGCATTACAACAATGTGATAGGCACTGTAAAACTGCAATTTTGATGATCCTATCTGGGCTCAATGCACAAGAGGCGCGTCAATTGCTATCAGACAATAATGGGTTCATTCGTACCGCTCTTAACGTTGCGAAATCCATTTAA
- a CDS encoding YheU family protein, which yields MIIPWKDLDPDTLENLIESYVLREGTDYGEHEKSLQQKVDDVKRQLASGEIVLVWSELHESVNFMPNSQFRP from the coding sequence ATGATTATCCCTTGGAAAGATTTAGATCCAGATACATTGGAAAACCTAATCGAGTCCTATGTATTACGTGAAGGAACCGATTATGGGGAACACGAAAAGTCATTACAGCAAAAAGTTGATGATGTGAAACGCCAATTGGCATCCGGAGAGATTGTGCTAGTCTGGTCAGAGTTGCATGAATCTGTTAATTTTATGCCTAACAGTCAGTTTCGCCCGTAA
- the adiA gene encoding arginine decarboxylase has translation MRALIVYTELTDEDSVISHAVARLASELNDEHVETVIIRDFEDGLAYIRSNTSIDCLLYGRDMSDRDEQTQAHRLITQLHRRQEDVPVFLLSDREEALVAFDRKMMEQVDEFAWILEDSADFIAGRVLAAIQRYRSQLLPPLMKSLIKYSDVHEYSWAAPGHQGGVGFTKTPAGRIYHDFFGENLFRTDIGIERVAVGSLLDHTGAFGECEKNAARIFGADQSYSVVVGTSGSNRTIMQACMTDDDVVVIDRNCHKSIEQGLILTGAKPIYMVPSRNRYGIIGPIYPKEMSSESINHKIASNPLTTDKIGQRPAYSVITNCTYDGVCYNARKVQDLLDDSLDRIHFDEAWYGYARFNPLYRDHFAMRDEERSEDEPTIFATHSTHKLLNALSQASYIHVRNGRNAIDFNRFNQAYLMHSTTSPLYAICASNDIAADMMDGNSGRSLTDEVIREAIDFRQSLAFLYKEFLNDDEWFFKPWNQEMVKDPVTGKRHAFEDAPVELLMKEQSCWVMHPEDKWHGFHDIPDNWAMLDPIKVSILAPGMGDDGNLLDSGVPAALVTAWLNHYGIVPTRTTDFQIMFLFSMGITKGKWGTLVNTLLSFKRHYDSNTPLKKVLPEVVESAPEIYGEMGLHDLGDKMFAYLQKNNPGALLNQAYSQLPQVMMSPRDAYQEIVANRVEAVPIHQLAGRVAANSIIPYPPGIPMLLSGENFGDENSPHIRYLYGLQAWDQEFPGFEHETEGTEVIDGQYYVMCVK, from the coding sequence ATGAGGGCGCTAATTGTTTACACGGAACTGACTGACGAAGACTCAGTGATAAGCCATGCTGTGGCTAGGCTTGCAAGTGAACTCAATGATGAACATGTTGAAACGGTTATTATCCGTGATTTCGAAGATGGTCTTGCCTATATTCGCTCAAATACCAGTATCGATTGCCTACTGTATGGCCGTGATATGTCGGATCGCGATGAACAAACCCAAGCACATCGTTTAATCACTCAATTACATCGCAGACAAGAAGATGTTCCCGTATTTCTTCTCAGTGACCGTGAAGAAGCTTTAGTGGCTTTCGATCGTAAAATGATGGAGCAAGTCGATGAGTTTGCATGGATACTCGAAGACTCAGCTGATTTTATTGCAGGGCGGGTATTGGCTGCTATTCAGCGTTATCGTTCCCAATTATTGCCACCATTAATGAAAAGCCTTATCAAATATAGTGATGTCCATGAGTATTCATGGGCAGCACCTGGCCACCAAGGTGGAGTCGGTTTTACTAAAACCCCCGCTGGACGTATTTACCATGATTTCTTTGGCGAGAACCTATTTCGTACTGATATTGGGATTGAGCGCGTAGCAGTCGGTTCTTTATTAGATCACACTGGCGCTTTTGGTGAATGCGAAAAAAATGCCGCGCGTATTTTTGGCGCAGACCAATCTTATTCAGTTGTTGTGGGAACATCAGGCTCCAACCGTACCATCATGCAAGCCTGTATGACCGATGATGATGTGGTGGTGATTGACCGTAATTGCCATAAATCGATTGAACAAGGGCTAATATTAACAGGGGCAAAACCGATTTATATGGTTCCGAGCCGGAACCGTTATGGGATTATTGGGCCTATTTACCCTAAAGAGATGTCTTCAGAATCGATTAATCACAAAATTGCTAGCAACCCTCTCACAACGGATAAAATAGGCCAGCGTCCCGCCTACAGCGTGATCACTAACTGTACTTATGATGGTGTTTGTTACAACGCTCGTAAGGTACAAGATCTCCTTGATGATTCTTTAGATCGCATTCACTTTGATGAAGCATGGTATGGCTATGCACGCTTTAACCCACTTTATCGTGATCACTTCGCCATGAGAGATGAAGAAAGATCAGAGGATGAGCCGACAATTTTTGCGACTCATTCAACCCATAAATTATTAAATGCACTATCTCAAGCCTCGTATATTCATGTAAGAAATGGCCGTAATGCCATTGATTTTAATCGCTTTAACCAAGCTTATTTAATGCACTCAACCACCTCACCGCTGTATGCCATTTGTGCTTCGAATGATATTGCAGCGGATATGATGGATGGTAATAGTGGGCGCTCATTAACGGATGAAGTGATCCGCGAAGCGATTGACTTTAGGCAATCATTAGCCTTTTTGTATAAAGAGTTTCTTAATGATGATGAATGGTTCTTTAAGCCTTGGAACCAAGAAATGGTTAAGGATCCAGTGACAGGAAAGCGCCATGCATTCGAAGATGCCCCTGTAGAATTATTGATGAAGGAACAAAGCTGCTGGGTAATGCATCCTGAAGATAAATGGCACGGTTTCCATGATATTCCTGATAATTGGGCGATGCTTGATCCTATCAAAGTGAGTATTCTTGCTCCGGGTATGGGAGATGATGGCAATTTATTAGATTCAGGTGTGCCAGCGGCACTGGTGACGGCGTGGCTAAACCATTACGGTATCGTTCCTACGCGTACGACCGATTTCCAAATCATGTTCTTGTTTTCAATGGGGATCACTAAAGGTAAGTGGGGGACGCTAGTGAATACGCTGCTTTCTTTCAAGCGCCATTATGACAGTAATACCCCATTAAAAAAGGTACTTCCAGAGGTAGTTGAATCCGCACCTGAAATTTATGGTGAAATGGGGCTACACGATTTAGGCGATAAAATGTTTGCCTATTTACAAAAAAACAATCCCGGCGCATTGCTAAATCAGGCTTATTCACAATTACCACAAGTGATGATGAGCCCTCGAGATGCTTATCAAGAGATCGTTGCCAACCGCGTAGAAGCTGTTCCTATTCATCAATTAGCAGGCCGAGTTGCTGCAAACTCAATCATTCCTTATCCACCGGGTATTCCTATGCTACTGTCAGGTGAAAATTTCGGTGATGAAAATAGCCCTCATATTCGCTACTTATATGGTTTGCAGGCATGGGATCAGGAATTCCCTGGGTTTGAACATGAGACGGAAGGCACAGAAGTGATTGATGGACAGTATTATGTGATGTGTGTGAAGTAA
- the murP gene encoding PTS N-acetylmuramic acid transporter subunit IIBC translates to MAKITKEMMQEILQKVGGSTNIKQAGNCMTRLRLTLNNDQLVDKTAIKQIAGVLGVIESDEQLQIVLGPGKAQTAADLMNQILESGEHIAAETLDTSLETNLNALASSNKQQMKQKQTSAVHRFLSKFATIFTPLIPGFIAAGLLLGFATLATQTFYPEGLPKAPEQQTFGVHMILYMSVFSKGLFSFLSILIGYNAQKAFGGSGVNGAIIAALFVLGYDPNATSGVFSGMTNFFGWDIDPRGSIIGVLIACIFGAWVEKQVRKIIPANLDMILTSTITLLIVGAAAYVVIMPLGSWLFSGMSWLFMHLNGNPFGTAILAGLFLIAVMFGVHQGFVPVYFALVDAQGFNSLFPILAMAGAGQVGAALALYAKAKKDSILRNQIRGAIIPGFLGIGEPLIYGVTLPRVKPFVTACLGGAAGGFFIGLIAWMGLPVGLNTVFGPSGLVAIPLMTSAQGVFAGMAVYVGGIAVAYVCGFIFTYFFGSKNIDLD, encoded by the coding sequence ATGGCTAAAATAACTAAAGAAATGATGCAGGAGATCCTGCAAAAGGTCGGGGGAAGTACAAATATTAAGCAGGCAGGTAACTGCATGACTCGCTTACGTTTGACACTCAACAATGACCAACTTGTCGACAAAACAGCAATAAAACAGATCGCAGGGGTGCTTGGTGTCATTGAAAGTGATGAACAACTACAAATTGTCCTTGGCCCCGGCAAAGCACAAACCGCTGCCGACTTAATGAATCAGATCCTCGAAAGTGGTGAACACATTGCCGCAGAAACACTGGACACATCGTTAGAAACTAACCTAAACGCTCTTGCATCATCGAATAAACAGCAAATGAAGCAAAAGCAAACGAGTGCTGTACATCGTTTTCTGTCTAAGTTTGCTACCATTTTTACTCCGTTGATCCCAGGTTTTATTGCTGCCGGCTTATTATTAGGATTTGCAACATTAGCCACGCAAACCTTCTATCCGGAAGGGCTACCAAAAGCACCTGAACAGCAAACATTCGGCGTGCACATGATTTTGTACATGTCTGTGTTTAGTAAAGGATTATTCAGCTTTTTAAGCATCTTAATTGGCTATAATGCACAAAAAGCCTTTGGTGGGAGCGGTGTTAACGGAGCCATTATTGCTGCACTATTTGTGCTTGGTTATGATCCGAACGCCACCTCAGGTGTCTTTTCGGGCATGACCAATTTCTTCGGTTGGGATATTGACCCTAGAGGAAGCATCATTGGTGTCTTGATTGCCTGTATTTTTGGTGCTTGGGTTGAAAAACAAGTACGCAAAATTATCCCAGCTAACCTTGATATGATTTTAACCTCAACAATTACGTTATTGATTGTTGGTGCTGCCGCCTATGTTGTCATCATGCCATTGGGTAGCTGGCTATTCAGCGGTATGTCATGGTTATTTATGCATTTAAATGGCAATCCATTCGGCACTGCTATACTTGCTGGCTTATTCTTGATTGCGGTAATGTTTGGCGTCCACCAAGGCTTTGTCCCTGTCTATTTTGCACTGGTTGATGCGCAGGGTTTCAACTCTCTATTCCCTATCTTAGCAATGGCGGGTGCTGGCCAAGTGGGAGCTGCATTAGCGCTATATGCGAAAGCAAAGAAAGACTCCATTTTACGTAACCAAATTCGCGGAGCCATTATTCCAGGTTTTCTTGGGATTGGTGAGCCGCTGATTTATGGTGTAACGTTACCTCGTGTAAAACCGTTTGTAACCGCATGTTTAGGCGGGGCAGCAGGTGGTTTCTTTATCGGTTTGATTGCTTGGATGGGGCTACCTGTTGGCCTTAACACAGTGTTCGGCCCATCAGGCTTAGTCGCTATTCCACTGATGACCTCTGCCCAAGGTGTATTTGCAGGTATGGCCGTGTATGTCGGTGGTATTGCAGTCGCTTATGTTTGTGGATTTATTTTTACCTATTTCTTTGGCAGCAAAAATATCGATTTAGATTAA
- a CDS encoding hydrolase: MSENFRPINWAKNPHLQTLLPRIFRRTPKIKPIWQRLELPDGDFIDLAWSEPPEQACHKPRLVIFHGLEGNFKSPYAHGMLESAQNQGWLGVVMHFRGCSGEPNRQKRIYHSGETSDARYFLHWLKQTWGDVPTGAVGYSLGGNMLACYLAESGENADIDAGVVVSAPLMLEPCSIRMEKGFSQFYQRYLLNGLKRNATRKLVRYPGSLPLNLLQLKQLKRIREFDDVITARIHGFEDATDYYQKCSALPRLPRITKPTLIIHAKDDPFMAPEVVPDLAHLPANIEYQMTEHGGHVGFVSGTLRKPEMWLEKRIPQWLASYLGNTKS, encoded by the coding sequence ATGTCAGAAAACTTTCGCCCCATTAATTGGGCTAAAAATCCACATCTTCAAACGTTATTGCCAAGAATTTTTCGGCGGACCCCGAAAATTAAACCCATTTGGCAACGGCTTGAGTTACCTGATGGTGACTTTATTGACCTTGCTTGGAGCGAACCTCCTGAGCAGGCTTGTCATAAGCCGCGTTTAGTCATTTTTCATGGCTTAGAAGGTAATTTTAAAAGCCCCTACGCTCATGGCATGCTTGAAAGTGCCCAAAACCAAGGTTGGTTAGGGGTCGTCATGCACTTTCGTGGTTGTAGCGGTGAGCCCAATCGTCAAAAACGTATCTATCACTCGGGTGAAACCAGTGATGCACGTTACTTCTTGCATTGGTTAAAACAAACTTGGGGGGATGTGCCAACTGGCGCGGTGGGCTATTCTCTCGGTGGTAATATGCTTGCCTGCTATTTAGCTGAAAGTGGTGAAAATGCAGATATCGATGCAGGTGTCGTGGTATCAGCTCCATTAATGTTAGAGCCATGCTCTATACGAATGGAAAAAGGGTTCTCGCAGTTTTATCAACGTTATTTGCTTAATGGTTTAAAGCGTAATGCTACCCGTAAGCTGGTGCGCTACCCTGGTTCATTACCTCTTAATTTGTTGCAATTAAAACAACTAAAACGGATCCGTGAGTTTGATGATGTGATCACAGCAAGGATCCATGGTTTCGAAGATGCTACAGACTATTATCAAAAGTGTAGTGCTCTTCCTCGATTACCACGCATTACTAAGCCTACCCTGATTATTCACGCTAAAGATGACCCTTTTATGGCGCCAGAAGTTGTTCCTGATTTAGCGCATTTACCTGCCAATATTGAATATCAAATGACAGAACATGGGGGGCATGTCGGTTTCGTTAGTGGCACATTGAGAAAACCAGAAATGTGGTTAGAAAAACGTATTCCGCAGTGGTTAGCGTCTTATTTAGGCAATACAAAATCATGA
- a CDS encoding LysE family translocator, producing the protein MSLGLVFSLFTFLFIAAVTPGPNNMLLTSSTANYGFRRSIPLLLGIMLGMQSILYLSAFGVAALLLLYPALHIAMKVAGSLYLLWLAWKTATANYEPLKTESAAAKNIKWYQGGLLQFLNPKAWLMGLGAVGSYSLPGDLFAQSIIVMSIAVVTVNLIAGLIWMAGGSLIGYFLRGRHAWFIFNLVMGLLTAMCVPLIWFE; encoded by the coding sequence ATGAGTCTGGGGCTAGTTTTTTCTCTTTTTACGTTTCTATTCATTGCAGCAGTTACACCTGGCCCTAATAATATGTTATTGACCTCCAGTACCGCAAATTATGGTTTCCGACGCAGTATCCCCTTATTACTGGGGATAATGCTTGGGATGCAGTCAATACTTTACTTATCTGCGTTTGGCGTTGCTGCGCTTTTATTGCTATATCCCGCATTGCACATTGCTATGAAAGTGGCTGGTAGCCTCTATTTACTGTGGTTAGCATGGAAAACAGCAACCGCAAATTATGAGCCATTGAAAACAGAAAGTGCTGCTGCGAAAAATATAAAGTGGTATCAAGGTGGTTTGTTACAATTTTTAAATCCAAAAGCATGGTTAATGGGATTGGGGGCTGTTGGAAGTTATAGTTTACCCGGAGATCTATTTGCCCAGTCTATTATCGTGATGAGTATTGCTGTAGTGACAGTTAATTTAATAGCTGGATTGATTTGGATGGCTGGTGGGTCATTAATTGGCTATTTTTTACGGGGCCGTCATGCGTGGTTTATTTTTAATTTAGTGATGGGGCTGTTGACTGCGATGTGTGTGCCACTGATTTGGTTTGAATAA
- a CDS encoding MurR/RpiR family transcriptional regulator, which produces MTLLDTITCLLPRLAENQRKIAQFILEKPERVLNLSSQQLAEALNVSQSAIVKFSQKVGVKGYPALKLALSEIIGRQQLDEANPHIALHNKIAQSDNLMVVAQKLALEKNYSITETTRHIDFKLFEKIVDSIDKSQRVQIVGIGGSGLTAKDLSYKLQKIGITTLVESDHHVQIAAALTLTPQDTQIVISFTGKRKDMLTAASIGRKQGANVIAITRSRLSPLAQLADYVLESIAEENEWRSSSISSRTAQNTLTDLLFMALLQKREARAKMLVMNARVMINKLDE; this is translated from the coding sequence ATGACTTTGCTGGATACGATCACTTGTTTATTGCCTAGGCTTGCTGAAAATCAACGCAAGATAGCTCAGTTTATTTTAGAAAAACCCGAGCGGGTTCTGAATTTATCCTCTCAGCAACTGGCTGAAGCGTTAAATGTGAGCCAATCAGCTATTGTTAAATTTAGCCAGAAAGTCGGCGTGAAAGGGTATCCTGCATTAAAACTGGCATTGAGTGAGATTATTGGTCGTCAGCAGCTCGATGAAGCGAATCCCCATATTGCATTGCATAATAAGATCGCGCAAAGCGACAATTTAATGGTCGTTGCACAAAAGCTAGCGTTGGAAAAAAACTACTCGATTACCGAAACAACTCGCCATATTGATTTTAAGTTATTTGAGAAAATTGTTGATTCAATTGATAAATCACAACGGGTACAGATTGTTGGAATTGGTGGCTCAGGGTTAACAGCCAAAGATCTTAGCTATAAATTACAAAAAATAGGTATTACGACACTGGTCGAGTCAGACCATCATGTGCAGATTGCTGCCGCTTTGACATTGACACCTCAAGATACTCAGATTGTGATTTCGTTTACAGGTAAGCGAAAAGATATGCTTACCGCAGCGAGTATCGGTCGTAAACAAGGAGCAAATGTCATCGCAATCACGCGTAGCCGATTATCGCCACTTGCACAGTTAGCTGATTATGTTCTTGAGAGTATTGCAGAAGAAAATGAATGGCGTAGTTCCTCAATTTCATCAAGAACGGCACAAAATACCCTAACCGACCTACTTTTTATGGCGTTATTACAAAAGCGTGAGGCTCGTGCAAAAATGTTAGTCATGAATGCGAGAGTGATGATTAACAAATTAGATGAATAA
- a CDS encoding MFS transporter, with amino-acid sequence MKWKFRLGAVAGNTLEYYDIAVFAAISVYLSAELERLGYSSATEMVWGIFALRFLARPIGGYVIGRYADRVGKKPALVFTSLLTGTATLCMAILPIQLLGSYTPIAILMLQLILSFSFGGEYPSLITYLLNNISEKECSKVSSLIVGSSIIGVIISLAVVLVLENQLTVEMMQSIGWRIPLLLGLVNIAISFWFRLKLPDQPLVEKRNNKMSGFKILQIFLLTVPGTVTFYSQNISSSILSEHLQLGELKSLYSIVLSSLLLVFMLICGWLTDKYSSPQKIFRLGVFGMVLLSIPLYFAMSSGIMILVSIAQLIIIINGAMILCNLSAILFSISGGQTVVLAVGYNLATTFIGGITPLVISYLVGINVGYVGGFIALCGLTFLLSSSLSKSYQLAS; translated from the coding sequence ATGAAATGGAAATTCAGATTAGGAGCGGTAGCAGGGAATACTTTAGAATATTATGATATTGCCGTATTTGCTGCAATATCTGTATATTTAAGTGCGGAATTAGAACGATTAGGTTACTCTTCAGCGACTGAAATGGTATGGGGAATATTTGCATTACGTTTTCTGGCTAGACCTATTGGTGGTTATGTAATTGGTCGCTATGCCGATCGAGTGGGTAAAAAGCCCGCTTTAGTCTTTACCAGTTTACTTACTGGGACTGCAACCTTATGTATGGCAATATTGCCGATTCAATTATTAGGTTCATATACGCCTATCGCGATTTTAATGTTGCAATTAATATTATCTTTTAGCTTCGGTGGCGAATATCCCTCATTAATCACCTACTTACTTAATAATATTTCTGAAAAAGAATGCTCTAAAGTTTCTTCATTAATTGTTGGTAGCTCAATAATTGGTGTCATTATTTCATTAGCAGTTGTGTTAGTTTTAGAAAATCAATTAACCGTAGAAATGATGCAGTCAATTGGTTGGCGTATACCCTTACTATTAGGTTTGGTGAATATTGCCATTAGCTTTTGGTTTCGCTTAAAATTACCAGATCAACCACTGGTAGAAAAACGCAACAATAAAATGAGTGGGTTTAAAATATTACAGATATTTTTATTAACTGTACCTGGGACTGTTACGTTTTATTCGCAAAATATCTCATCCTCTATACTAAGCGAACATTTACAACTCGGCGAACTGAAAAGTCTATATTCAATTGTATTATCAAGTCTTTTATTGGTCTTTATGCTAATTTGTGGATGGTTAACCGATAAATACAGTTCACCACAAAAAATATTTAGACTGGGTGTATTTGGTATGGTGTTGCTTTCTATTCCATTGTATTTTGCAATGAGCAGTGGAATAATGATTTTGGTGTCTATTGCTCAATTAATTATAATTATCAATGGGGCAATGATATTATGTAATTTATCTGCAATACTGTTCTCAATTTCTGGTGGGCAGACGGTAGTTCTTGCTGTTGGTTATAATTTAGCAACAACCTTTATCGGTGGGATAACGCCGTTGGTGATTAGCTATTTGGTTGGTATCAATGTCGGCTATGTAGGGGGCTTTATTGCTTTATGTGGTTTGACGTTCTTGCTATCAAGCTCTTTATCTAAAAGTTATCAATTAGCATCGTAA
- the crp gene encoding cAMP-activated global transcriptional regulator CRP has product MVLGKPQTDPTLEWFLSHCHIHKYPSKSTLIHQGEKAETLYYIVKGSVAVLIKDEEGKEMILSYLNQGDFIGELGLFEEGQERSAWVRAKSACEVAEISYKKFRQLIQVNPDILMRLSAQMASRLQTTSEKVGNLAFLDVTGRIAQTLLNLAKQPDAMTHPDGMQIKITRQEIGQIVGCSRETVGRILKMLEDQNLISAHGKTIVVYGTR; this is encoded by the coding sequence ATGGTTCTCGGCAAGCCACAAACAGACCCTACTCTTGAATGGTTTTTGTCACACTGCCATATTCATAAGTATCCATCCAAGAGCACACTGATCCATCAGGGTGAAAAAGCAGAGACTCTTTACTACATCGTTAAAGGTTCAGTGGCTGTTTTAATCAAAGATGAAGAAGGCAAAGAAATGATCCTCTCCTATTTAAATCAGGGAGATTTCATTGGTGAACTAGGGTTATTTGAAGAAGGGCAAGAACGTTCTGCCTGGGTAAGAGCAAAAAGCGCCTGTGAAGTCGCTGAAATTTCTTACAAAAAATTCCGTCAACTTATTCAGGTTAATCCTGACATTCTTATGCGTCTTTCTGCGCAAATGGCAAGCCGCCTACAAACCACATCAGAAAAAGTGGGTAACCTCGCATTCTTAGATGTGACAGGCCGTATTGCTCAAACACTACTTAATTTAGCAAAACAACCAGATGCAATGACCCATCCGGATGGTATGCAAATCAAAATTACACGCCAAGAAATTGGTCAAATTGTTGGCTGTTCGCGTGAAACTGTTGGCCGTATCTTGAAGATGCTAGAAGATCAAAACTTGATCTCTGCGCACGGCAAAACGATTGTCGTCTACGGAACTCGCTAA